The genomic DNA CAAGTAAACAGAGCAAAAGTGAAAAATATATTATGGGAAGAAATAAGTATGAAatcatgaagaaaagaaaaatattttgattgataataTTTTTGAGATTGCTTTATAAATTGTAAGTAAAAAATCTAATATGTGAAAAAGATGATGaggttgaaatatttttaaaaagtggGTGTAAATAGGAAACGAGAAACATATATGaatgaatttgaaaaaaaaacattgcAAAAGTTTATTAATTTGAATACTTTCTCCCACTCGCTCAGATAGCCGTTGGCTAGCCATCGCGATCTCCTCCGCTtttcctcctcctccgcctcctcctTCCCCTGGTTTCCTTGGCTGTGATCCTTCTCCCCGCTTCTCCGGAGTGATCATGGGGGACGGAGGTCTTCATCGCTCGCTGACTGGCACCGGTAGAAGCGCTGCAGGTTATCTTCCTGTCTCCTCTCGTTGGATCCTCACATTAGGGTTAGGGCTGAAAAAACTGATTTTGGTGGTCCTCGCTCGGTTGGTGTTGCAGTGAGCGCAGAGGGCGGAGATAGGTTACCGAACTTGGTTGGCCTCTCTGCTGTTCGGAAAAGATTGTCCGATATCACTAACACGGCGAGTGCGGGGACGTCCGCAATGGCAAGCGCCGTAATCGAGGAGGGAAAGTTCATGGATGTGAGCTCCAAGGACTGCGTCTCTCAGCTCATGATGGTATTCTTGGATCCTTTTTAGAGTTTTGATTTCCCTCTTCCAAATTCGATTTTTATTTGCTAAAAAAAGATCTTTGCTTCTTCTTATTTTGGGTTATCTCTGATAAGGTTGATTCTCGTGCCAGGAAAATACTAACTTGTTGAAGCTTCTTGCAGAGAAAAAGTATGTGATTAAGTTTGTCAAATTCTTCGATTTCTGATGtattgattgatttttttttttctcggTTCTTGTTTTGGCAGTAAACTAATAGAATTAAGCGACATTGAGTTGAAAAAACTTCAGAACAAGTTGCATAAAAGCAATCAACAGAACTGGCACTTGGCTCGGGTTAACTCTGATATGTTTGCGGTTGGTTCCTTGTCTCATTGTTCAATGCTTGAAGATTAGTTATTTTTTATTGCCTGATCCAAGTTTTGATGCACAGGAGCTTAACATGAGGAAAGACAGAGTATGTTATTTTGACTTAATTATGATCTACCTCTTCTGGTATTTTTTATCTTTCAACTATGAAAGGGATAATCGACTGTCAATTATTTGCAGTTTTGAATAAGTTTCTTTTAGGTGATGATGATTTTTATCAAGTGAATTTTTGTATGTAGCTAAAAGCCTTGCAGCATGAACTTGGTTGCATGTCATCATTACTTAAAATCAAGACGTCAGAATTAGAGGTATGTGTATAATTTTACTTTGGTTGTACATTGTTGTTCTTGTATATTTAACTGACTATACTTTAATTCAACTTAGGAGAAAGATAATTTAATGAAAGAACTTGTCGACAAGATTGGTTATCAGGTAGTAAATGAATTTTTAATGTGACTTTGGCTTCCCCTTTTCTCATTGTTTTTCCCCTCAAACTGCTAAAGTTGAGTAGCATCAAGTGTGAAGAGGTTGAAGTAAATGCAAGTGATGTTCTTAAAGACAAGCAAACTAGCAATCCCAACAAGAGGCGTAAACTGAAAGATCACTGTAAGTTGGCACTTAGACTGGTTCTATAGTTAACTTGTATGCATTCGGCATTATAATTCATTGGGTTCCCTTGTATGCCAATTGTTTTACTTCACAGCTTTTGGATCTACAGTTCTGATGGAACAAGTGGGAAACACAGATGGGAAAAGGTCATTTATACTTTCATGATGTTTCTTATAACTGGTTACTCTTTGAAAAGTAGTGTAAATGGTCTCATACTATTTTAGCAGAAGGTCCTTACGACTAGCATCCATTGAATCTGAATCGTGTGAAATCAGAGAGGATTTGCTCAAGATTGATGATGTTATACTACCAATGAGCCATAAGAAAGTCCTAGAGGGGAAGGATGAGGGTAGAAGGTATTATGTCTTGATATCATAATCATCAAGCAGTGTTAGTTCCAACTATTTGATGCCCATTATGTGAAACTTATACCTTCACTTCATTAGACATGGTACATGTGCTTTTTTCCTGTTCTCGAGAAGCACTGGACTTGTTCTTTTTTCTTAATCAGGTCCTTGCAAGCCAAGACTTTGCCTTTGAAACCAGGATCTTGTAAATCCCTGGAGTTGGACAAGATTGATGCTGTGATGCCAGTTTCCCAGCAAGTGATATCCGTGGGAAAAAAGGCTGTTGAAATAAGGTAATCTATATCACACACTCTGGAATGATCTTCAACTTTTTTTATTGCAAATTTTGATCATTCTTCTGAAGTAGAAAATCATTGAGGAGGGGATCCAGTAATCCAATGCCTGAATCACATCTACCAAAGATAGAGGACACTCAATTTTTAGTTTTTTCCATTAAGAACAAAGATTTACATGTGGAAACTTCTGATAAAAGGGATTCTCCAACTTCTTCTAGCACTAGTACATCTGCAAAAATAAGCGAGAAGCAGGATTCTAGTATGTCTTCAGAGTTGGATGAGCTCGGAATCCCAAAGAGATTTTCTGTCGGAAGGCCATTGCGCAAGGCGGCTGAGAAGGTCAGTTCTTACAAGGAAATTAATCTGAATGTGAAATTGAGAAGACCAGGATAAGATACTGGTTTCCACTGCGCTAGCTCAGAGCCAGTCACTTCAATGTTCTCCTCTAATTCATGTCATCGAAGTGCATTGGCTAAATGTTGTTTCTGTAAGCTGAATTATTTTTTTTGTCTGTGTGTGTGATTTCTATTCACTAGTTTTTTCCTTTGTAACTTATAGTTATTCTGTCTCATTTAACTGTTGTTTATTCGTACTGGCGATAAGAGAAATTGGATGTGGCAATTGTTTAATTTGCCGTGTTTCCGTTGTTTCTTTTATTACCTCAGATGAGATTCATCTATATTTGAGTAGCGTTTGATTAGGGGTGAGTATTCAGTTAAAATCGAATCGAATTAATTGAATCGAACCgaatcaattttttttcaaacaaatcgAACTGAatcaatttttgataaaaatcgaACTAAATCGAAtcgaattttcaataaaatcaaacaaatcgaataatttgatttttactaaaaatttgatttagcttaataaaaatttagCTCGGTATAAAATTTAtgatgtaaaaaattaatttggttAAAAATTTTGATCTATTCGGTCAATTCGATTTAAccgaataaaaaaattcaaa from Zingiber officinale cultivar Zhangliang chromosome 4A, Zo_v1.1, whole genome shotgun sequence includes the following:
- the LOC121969399 gene encoding shugoshin-1-like isoform X3, producing MGDGGLHRSLTGTGRSAAVSAEGGDRLPNLVGLSAVRKRLSDITNTASAGTSAMASAVIEEGKFMDVSSKDCVSQLMMENTNLLKLLAEKNKLIELSDIELKKLQNKLHKSNQQNWHLARVNSDMFAELNMRKDRLKALQHELGCMSSLLKIKTSELEEKDNLMKELVDKIGYQLSSIKCEEVEVNASDVLKDKQTSNPNKRRKLKDHSFGSTVLMEQVGNTDGKSRRSLRLASIESESCEIREDLLKIDDVILPMSHKKVLEGKDEGRRSLQAKTLPLKPGSCKSLELDKIDAVMPVSQQVISVGKKAVEIRKSLRRGSSNPMPESHLPKIEDTQFLVFSIKNKDLHVETSDKRDSPTSSSTSTSAKISEKQDSSMSSELDELGIPKRFSVGRPLRKAAEKVSSYKEINLNVKLRRPG
- the LOC121969399 gene encoding shugoshin-1-like isoform X2 translates to MGDGGLHRSLTGTGRSAAVSAEGGDRLPNLVGLSAVRKRLSDITNTASAGTSAMASAVIEEGKFMDVSSKDCVSQLMMENTNLLKLLAEKNKLIELSDIELKKLQNKLHKSNQQNWHLARVNSDMFAELNMRKDRLKALQHELGCMSSLLKIKTSELEEKDNLMKELVDKIGYQLSSIKCEEVEVNASDVLKDKQTSNPNKRRKLKDHSFGSTVLMEQVGNTDGKRRSLRLASIESESCEIREDLLKIDDVILPMSHKKVLEGKDEGRRSLQAKTLPLKPGSCKSLELDKIDAVMPVSQQVISVGKKAVEISRKSLRRGSSNPMPESHLPKIEDTQFLVFSIKNKDLHVETSDKRDSPTSSSTSTSAKISEKQDSSMSSELDELGIPKRFSVGRPLRKAAEKVSSYKEINLNVKLRRPG
- the LOC121969399 gene encoding shugoshin-1-like isoform X4, which produces MGDGGLHRSLTGTGRSAAVSAEGGDRLPNLVGLSAVRKRLSDITNTASAGTSAMASAVIEEGKFMDVSSKDCVSQLMMENTNLLKLLAEKNKLIELSDIELKKLQNKLHKSNQQNWHLARVNSDMFAELNMRKDRLKALQHELGCMSSLLKIKTSELEEKDNLMKELVDKIGYQLSSIKCEEVEVNASDVLKDKQTSNPNKRRKLKDHSFGSTVLMEQVGNTDGKRRSLRLASIESESCEIREDLLKIDDVILPMSHKKVLEGKDEGRRSLQAKTLPLKPGSCKSLELDKIDAVMPVSQQVISVGKKAVEIRKSLRRGSSNPMPESHLPKIEDTQFLVFSIKNKDLHVETSDKRDSPTSSSTSTSAKISEKQDSSMSSELDELGIPKRFSVGRPLRKAAEKVSSYKEINLNVKLRRPG
- the LOC121969399 gene encoding shugoshin-1-like isoform X5, with protein sequence MGDGGLHRSLTGTGRSAAVSAEGGDRLPNLVGLSAVRKRLSDITNTASAGTSAMASAVIEEGKFMDVSSKDCVSQLMMENTNLLKLLAEKNKLIELSDIELKKLQNKLHKSNQQNWHLARVNSDMFAELNMRKDRLKALQHELGCMSSLLKIKTSELEEKDNLMKELVDKIGYQLSSIKCEEVEVNASDVLKDKQTSNPNKRRKLKDHSFGSTVLMEQVGNTDGKSRRSLRLASIESESCEIREDLLKIDDVILPMSHKKVLEGKDEGRRSLQAKTLPLKPGSCKSLELDKIDAVMPVSQQVISVGKKAVEISTSTSAKISEKQDSSMSSELDELGIPKRFSVGRPLRKAAEKVSSYKEINLNVKLRRPG
- the LOC121969399 gene encoding shugoshin-1-like isoform X1, whose amino-acid sequence is MGDGGLHRSLTGTGRSAAVSAEGGDRLPNLVGLSAVRKRLSDITNTASAGTSAMASAVIEEGKFMDVSSKDCVSQLMMENTNLLKLLAEKNKLIELSDIELKKLQNKLHKSNQQNWHLARVNSDMFAELNMRKDRLKALQHELGCMSSLLKIKTSELEEKDNLMKELVDKIGYQLSSIKCEEVEVNASDVLKDKQTSNPNKRRKLKDHSFGSTVLMEQVGNTDGKSRRSLRLASIESESCEIREDLLKIDDVILPMSHKKVLEGKDEGRRSLQAKTLPLKPGSCKSLELDKIDAVMPVSQQVISVGKKAVEISRKSLRRGSSNPMPESHLPKIEDTQFLVFSIKNKDLHVETSDKRDSPTSSSTSTSAKISEKQDSSMSSELDELGIPKRFSVGRPLRKAAEKVSSYKEINLNVKLRRPG